A section of the Mycobacterium sp. 3519A genome encodes:
- the gjpA gene encoding outer membrane porin GjpA codes for MQAAVRPYASGCVALVGASVIAVSPVAPPLPDIHVPNPHQLEAMAVRLTAGWNPFEAWQNAFNTTSANASTLTNNFFLAPGVGLQQAIVNQVGYLNQVLNDPSSLGSVLTQIANNVQTVATGITGVNPSEATATAVQAHTLDALHGALVSLLPEFLPPDIDAGIVTKVLQVLSSPLSGLLIGAVGPVIAPGVALLNSALAVGAALQASDPAAALTHLLDTPANMVNAFFNGANLDLTALTPLINQSGVLPAGTTLDALDFAFGGLFSVGSVSQGSYTQGGTLDPGITTPGGSILNSLGLTITTDALGVPITLPIPSNPVGPIGALQAISQTVGVLLGDHWDGKDAVQVPPLSTLHFPTLSTMVADVEDVEDTAAVTAEARTTAPEEATAKLASLSTSGTTESTPKTETIGESSPDATSTATPPSTADSTDATKTAAAPESTGPTTGTSGVTSDSATKTDSTTASNDTKSSDAGTDTTPGNKAKPRKRAGSDAPKSGDTASAKGGTDATAGKADSSNSAASGGDKAGGEKAGGAEKASAGKAKGADAASHGRHAK; via the coding sequence ATGCAAGCAGCAGTTCGTCCGTATGCCTCCGGATGCGTAGCCCTGGTCGGGGCCAGCGTCATAGCTGTGTCTCCTGTCGCGCCGCCACTTCCCGACATTCACGTCCCGAATCCGCACCAGTTGGAGGCGATGGCGGTGCGGCTCACGGCTGGGTGGAATCCCTTCGAAGCGTGGCAGAACGCCTTCAACACCACATCCGCCAACGCGTCGACGCTCACCAACAACTTCTTCCTGGCGCCCGGCGTGGGGCTGCAGCAAGCGATCGTCAATCAGGTCGGCTATCTCAACCAGGTCCTCAACGACCCGTCGAGCCTCGGCTCCGTGTTGACGCAGATCGCCAACAATGTCCAGACCGTCGCGACGGGCATCACGGGGGTGAACCCGAGCGAGGCCACCGCCACGGCGGTCCAGGCCCACACCCTCGATGCCCTACACGGCGCCTTGGTCAGCCTGCTTCCCGAGTTCCTACCGCCGGATATCGATGCCGGAATCGTCACCAAGGTCCTGCAGGTCCTGTCGTCGCCGCTGAGTGGCCTGCTCATCGGCGCGGTCGGCCCCGTCATCGCTCCCGGGGTGGCACTGCTCAACAGCGCCCTTGCCGTCGGGGCCGCGCTGCAGGCCAGTGACCCGGCCGCGGCGTTGACCCACCTGTTGGACACGCCGGCGAACATGGTGAATGCCTTCTTCAACGGCGCCAACCTCGACCTCACCGCGCTGACGCCGCTGATCAATCAGTCGGGCGTGTTGCCGGCGGGCACCACGCTGGATGCGCTCGACTTCGCCTTCGGCGGGCTGTTCTCCGTCGGCAGCGTCTCGCAAGGCAGCTACACGCAGGGCGGCACTCTCGATCCCGGGATAACCACTCCCGGCGGTTCAATCCTGAACAGCCTGGGCCTCACCATCACAACCGACGCGCTCGGAGTACCCATCACCCTCCCCATTCCGAGCAACCCGGTCGGCCCGATCGGCGCCTTGCAGGCCATCTCACAAACGGTCGGGGTGCTACTCGGTGATCACTGGGACGGCAAGGACGCAGTGCAGGTTCCGCCGTTGTCCACCTTGCATTTCCCAACGCTGAGCACCATGGTCGCGGACGTCGAGGACGTCGAGGACACTGCCGCGGTCACCGCGGAAGCCCGCACCACGGCGCCTGAAGAAGCGACGGCCAAATTGGCAAGCCTGTCGACTTCCGGCACCACGGAGAGCACGCCCAAGACGGAGACCATTGGCGAGTCCTCCCCCGATGCCACGTCCACGGCGACGCCCCCGTCGACGGCTGACAGCACCGACGCCACGAAGACGGCGGCCGCGCCGGAATCCACCGGTCCGACGACCGGAACCTCAGGTGTTACAAGCGATTCGGCAACGAAGACCGACTCGACCACAGCGTCGAATGACACGAAGTCGTCGGATGCCGGCACTGACACGACCCCAGGCAACAAGGCGAAGCCGCGCAAGCGTGCCGGGTCAGACGCCCCCAAGTCGGGTGACACCGCCAGCGCGAAGGGCGGCACCGACGCGACGGCGGGCAAAGCGGACTCGTCCAACAGCGCAGCATCCGGTGGCGACAAAGCCGGTGGCGAGAAGGCCGGTGGCGCCGAAAAGGCAAGTGCCGGAAAGGCCAAAGGCGCTGACGCCGCATCGCACGGACGCCACGCCAAGTAG
- a CDS encoding ABC transporter family substrate-binding protein, with protein MNTVPGPLRVIAALSALVTLVGGCTVSPPPAPQSTDTSQSTPPPPAKATQIIMAIDSIGPGFNPHLLSDQSPVNASISSLVLPSSFRPVPDPNSPTGSRWELDTTLLESAEVSNQNPFTVTYKIRPEASWTDNAPIAADDFWYLWRQMVSQPGVVDPAGYDLITGVQSIDGGKTAVVTFSQPYPAWRELFNNILPAHIVKDVPGGFAAGLARALPVTGGQFRVESIDPQRDEILLARNDRYWSAPAKPDQVLFRRGGAPAALADSIRNGDTQVAQVHGGAAAFAQLSAIPDVRTARIVTPRVMQLTLRAQQPALSDSQVRKAILGLLDVDLLASVGAGDDNTVTLAQAQVRSPSDPGYVPTAPPAMTKEAALALLAEAGYQVEPIDTTAPTTPGTPTPENRGRITKDGVPLTLVLGVAANDPTAVAVANTAADQLRNVGIAASVSALDPVVLYGDALINNRVDAVVGWHQAGGDLATSLASRYGCPALEATAVSTATPGTTPLSPSPTSTSSTPQKPGTTATQTSPAPAPESGALVQAPSNITGICDRSIQPKIDAALDGTEDIGEVIDAVEPRLWNMSTVLPILQDTTIVAAGPSVQNVSLTGAVPVGIVGDAGKWVKAPQ; from the coding sequence CTGAACACCGTGCCGGGGCCCCTACGCGTCATAGCTGCGCTATCCGCGCTGGTGACCCTGGTGGGCGGATGTACCGTCAGCCCGCCGCCGGCGCCGCAGAGCACCGACACCAGTCAGTCGACGCCGCCTCCTCCGGCCAAGGCGACGCAGATCATCATGGCCATCGATTCGATCGGTCCCGGCTTCAATCCGCATCTGCTGTCCGACCAGTCGCCGGTGAATGCCTCGATCAGCTCGCTGGTGCTGCCCAGCTCGTTCCGGCCGGTACCGGATCCCAACTCACCCACCGGGTCTCGCTGGGAACTCGACACGACGCTGTTGGAGTCGGCCGAGGTGAGCAACCAGAACCCGTTCACCGTCACCTACAAGATCCGGCCGGAGGCGTCGTGGACGGACAACGCCCCGATCGCCGCCGACGACTTCTGGTACCTGTGGCGCCAGATGGTCAGCCAACCCGGCGTCGTCGACCCGGCAGGCTATGACTTGATCACCGGTGTGCAGTCGATCGACGGCGGCAAGACGGCGGTGGTGACGTTCTCGCAGCCCTATCCGGCCTGGCGTGAACTGTTCAACAACATCCTGCCCGCCCACATCGTCAAGGACGTGCCCGGCGGATTCGCGGCGGGCCTGGCACGGGCGCTGCCGGTGACCGGCGGCCAGTTCCGCGTGGAGAGCATCGACCCCCAGCGCGACGAAATCCTGCTGGCCCGCAACGACCGGTACTGGAGCGCACCCGCCAAACCCGACCAGGTGCTGTTCCGTCGCGGCGGCGCTCCCGCCGCGTTGGCCGATTCGATCCGCAACGGCGATACTCAGGTGGCCCAGGTGCACGGCGGGGCGGCGGCGTTCGCGCAACTGTCGGCCATCCCCGACGTGCGAACGGCACGCATCGTCACCCCGCGCGTCATGCAGTTGACGTTGCGAGCCCAGCAGCCCGCCCTCTCGGATTCCCAAGTGCGCAAAGCGATTCTGGGCCTGCTCGACGTCGACTTGCTCGCGTCGGTGGGTGCGGGCGACGACAACACCGTCACGCTCGCGCAGGCGCAGGTGCGCTCGCCGTCCGACCCGGGTTATGTGCCGACCGCGCCGCCCGCAATGACCAAGGAGGCCGCGCTGGCACTGTTGGCCGAGGCGGGCTATCAGGTCGAGCCGATCGACACGACCGCGCCGACGACGCCGGGCACGCCAACACCCGAGAACCGCGGCCGCATCACCAAGGACGGTGTCCCGCTGACGCTCGTGCTCGGGGTGGCGGCCAACGATCCGACCGCGGTCGCGGTCGCCAACACCGCGGCGGACCAACTTCGCAACGTCGGCATCGCCGCGTCGGTGTCGGCGTTGGATCCGGTGGTGCTGTACGGCGATGCGTTGATCAACAACCGGGTCGACGCGGTGGTTGGCTGGCATCAGGCAGGCGGCGACCTGGCGACCTCGCTGGCGTCGCGCTACGGCTGTCCGGCGCTGGAAGCGACGGCGGTCTCCACCGCGACGCCTGGCACAACGCCGTTGTCACCGTCGCCGACCAGTACGTCATCGACGCCGCAGAAGCCGGGTACCACGGCCACCCAGACCAGTCCCGCCCCGGCCCCCGAATCTGGTGCGCTCGTCCAAGCCCCCAGCAACATCACCGGCATCTGCGACCGCAGCATTCAGCCGAAGATCGACGCCGCGCTCGACGGCACCGAAGACATCGGGGAAGTGATCGACGCCGTCGAACCACGGCTGTGGAACATGTCGACCGTGCTGCCGATCCTGCAGGACACCACGATCGTCGCGGCAGGGCCCAGCGTGCAGAACGTCAGCCTGACCGGAGCGGTGCCGGTGGGCATCGTCGGCGACGCCGGAAAGTGGGTCAAGGCGCCGCAGTGA
- a CDS encoding LCP family protein: protein MSRPAVSGWETEPIPPVAGPRHRLPSARSRRRALVTGRVLGALAAVAALAVTAAGWSGYRNLSGGITTSQALVGAPASVGGDENILIMGLDSRLDQHGQPLPQDIYDALHAGDETVGGYNANVLILLHLSGGGANVSAVSVPRDDYVDLPGCPSGVCKGKVKQAYGLAYQQKMDSLSDSIAQSSREQTAREAGRKAEINTVRKLLGVSIDHFIEVTLGAFFQIAQVVQPITVCLNDDTSDSYSGADFHRGVQQINAAQAMAFVRQRRDANDELFTDMDRTRRQQAFIVSLVTALRHGGALSNPADLRNLLQVAEQNIAVDDGFDLARFVDRASSLTDSRLTLYTLPISEFGQNSQGEDVNIVDVQGIRQIVHSLFTDGTTPPTPTPSQSPSAPATLDVVNATDHDGLGSAIERTFGTDGLIAGTVSTADQLADTSTIAYGAGADDAARTLADRLQVAATASDTVAPGTVQLTIGADFPADQYMTDSSPTATTATPVTTVDATATGTKAPAPTDLTEMVGTNTPCVK, encoded by the coding sequence ATGAGTCGACCAGCCGTTTCGGGGTGGGAAACCGAGCCGATCCCGCCAGTGGCAGGGCCACGGCACCGGCTTCCGAGTGCGCGCAGCAGGCGCCGAGCGCTCGTCACCGGCCGAGTGCTGGGCGCATTGGCCGCTGTGGCCGCTTTGGCGGTGACGGCTGCGGGGTGGAGCGGTTACCGCAATCTGTCCGGCGGCATCACCACATCGCAGGCCCTGGTCGGCGCTCCCGCGTCTGTCGGGGGCGACGAGAACATCCTGATCATGGGATTGGACAGTCGCCTCGACCAACACGGCCAGCCACTGCCCCAGGACATCTACGATGCCTTGCACGCCGGTGACGAAACGGTCGGCGGCTACAACGCCAACGTGTTGATCCTGCTGCACTTGTCGGGCGGCGGCGCGAACGTCAGCGCGGTATCGGTGCCTCGCGACGACTACGTCGATCTGCCCGGCTGTCCCAGCGGGGTGTGCAAGGGCAAGGTCAAGCAGGCCTACGGGTTGGCCTATCAGCAGAAGATGGACTCGCTGAGCGACAGCATCGCCCAGTCCAGCCGCGAGCAGACCGCCCGCGAGGCGGGCCGCAAAGCCGAGATCAACACCGTGCGCAAGCTGTTGGGTGTGTCGATCGACCACTTCATCGAAGTGACCCTCGGTGCGTTCTTTCAGATAGCACAGGTGGTGCAACCCATCACCGTGTGCCTCAACGACGACACGTCAGACAGCTACTCCGGGGCGGACTTTCACCGCGGCGTCCAACAGATCAACGCCGCGCAGGCCATGGCGTTCGTGCGGCAACGCCGCGACGCGAACGACGAATTGTTCACCGACATGGATCGCACCCGCAGGCAGCAGGCGTTCATCGTCTCACTGGTGACCGCGTTGCGGCACGGCGGCGCACTGTCCAATCCCGCCGACCTGAGAAACCTGCTGCAGGTCGCCGAGCAGAACATCGCCGTGGACGACGGCTTCGACCTCGCCCGCTTCGTCGACCGGGCATCGTCTTTGACCGACAGCCGCCTGACCCTGTACACGCTGCCGATCAGTGAGTTCGGTCAGAACTCCCAAGGCGAAGACGTCAACATCGTTGACGTGCAAGGCATCCGGCAGATCGTGCACAGCCTGTTCACCGATGGTACGACTCCACCCACCCCGACCCCGAGCCAAAGTCCTTCTGCCCCAGCAACTCTCGACGTCGTGAACGCCACGGACCACGACGGTCTCGGATCGGCGATAGAGCGCACGTTCGGCACCGACGGGCTGATCGCCGGGACGGTGTCGACGGCAGATCAGTTGGCGGACACCAGCACCATCGCCTACGGCGCGGGCGCCGACGATGCGGCCCGCACGCTGGCCGACCGGTTGCAGGTCGCCGCGACCGCCTCGGACACCGTTGCGCCCGGCACCGTGCAACTGACCATCGGCGCCGACTTCCCCGCCGATCAGTACATGACCGATTCCAGCCCGACGGCCACCACCGCGACACCTGTCACCACCGTCGACGCGACAGCCACCGGCACCAAGGCACCCGCACCCACCGACCTCACCGAGATGGTCGGGACGAACACTCCCTGCGTGAAGTGA
- a CDS encoding chloride channel protein yields the protein MSRRTLEFGCGIVIVGLLAGVAGAATTLLLHAIEHLTYHYSFGSLLTGVGGSSPVRRAVGPMIGGALAGCGWWLLRRRREVPGLTETIKGHRAVPRVPLSIDAGLQVLLVGSGASLGREGAPRQFAAALSDFGTTRLTLTPRDREILLACAAGAGLGAVYSVPLGGALFTARILLGTWHPRALGAALITSSLAVAVASPVTHLEHALTWPDATLSYLFAFLALVIAPLAAAVGLAFNCVMAIARPNVQFKSWVLIPSVAAAGLLTGICSIWWPELPGNGRSILTVSVNSGLTLGAAAIILLLKPLLSALFLRAGAVGGLLTPAMATGAAAGSLAALALNQWAGTEIHVAALSLTCAAGVLAITQRAPLFAALFVWELARPPYWLLAVFAIAAYASHGLRLLRERHTANPPA from the coding sequence GTGTCCCGGCGCACCCTTGAGTTCGGCTGCGGGATCGTCATCGTCGGCCTGCTGGCCGGTGTCGCCGGCGCGGCCACGACGCTGTTATTGCACGCCATCGAACACCTCACCTACCACTATTCGTTCGGCAGCCTGCTGACCGGCGTCGGCGGCAGCAGCCCGGTCCGGCGCGCCGTCGGACCGATGATCGGTGGCGCACTGGCCGGTTGCGGGTGGTGGCTACTTCGGCGACGCCGCGAGGTGCCCGGCCTGACCGAGACCATCAAGGGTCACCGCGCCGTGCCACGCGTGCCGCTGTCGATCGACGCCGGCCTGCAGGTGCTGTTGGTCGGATCAGGCGCGTCGCTCGGCCGCGAAGGCGCACCCCGCCAATTTGCCGCAGCGCTAAGCGATTTCGGCACCACACGATTGACTCTCACCCCGCGCGACCGCGAAATCCTGCTCGCCTGCGCGGCCGGGGCAGGCCTCGGCGCGGTCTACAGCGTGCCCCTCGGCGGCGCCCTGTTCACGGCCCGCATCCTGCTCGGCACCTGGCATCCGCGAGCGCTCGGCGCCGCACTGATCACCTCCAGCCTCGCGGTCGCGGTGGCCTCCCCCGTCACCCATCTCGAGCACGCGCTGACGTGGCCGGACGCCACCCTCTCCTATCTATTCGCCTTCCTGGCCCTCGTGATCGCGCCTCTGGCGGCCGCGGTGGGCTTGGCCTTCAACTGCGTGATGGCGATTGCGCGGCCCAACGTGCAGTTCAAGTCGTGGGTGCTCATCCCGTCGGTCGCTGCCGCCGGGCTGTTGACCGGCATCTGCTCGATTTGGTGGCCGGAACTCCCCGGCAACGGACGAAGCATCCTGACCGTCAGCGTCAACAGCGGTCTGACTTTGGGTGCGGCCGCGATCATCTTGCTGCTGAAGCCGCTCTTGAGCGCGCTGTTCTTGCGCGCGGGCGCCGTCGGCGGCCTACTCACGCCCGCAATGGCGACTGGCGCCGCCGCGGGATCACTTGCCGCCCTTGCGTTAAATCAGTGGGCGGGCACCGAAATCCACGTCGCCGCTTTGTCATTGACATGCGCCGCGGGCGTCCTGGCGATCACGCAGCGGGCGCCCTTGTTCGCGGCCCTCTTCGTCTGGGAACTCGCCCGCCCGCCCTACTGGCTGCTCGCGGTGTTCGCCATCGCCGCATACGCCTCGCATGGACTACGTCTGCTCCGCGAGCGACACACCGCAAATCCGCCCGCTTGA
- the mshB gene encoding N-acetyl-1-D-myo-inositol-2-amino-2-deoxy-alpha-D-glucopyranoside deacetylase translates to MPSQETPRLLFVHAHPDDETLTTGATIAHYAARGAEVHVVTCTLGEEGEVIGDRYAYLAVDAADQLGGYRIGELTSALRALGIAQPIFLGGAGRWRDSGMEGTPPRRWQRFVDADKNEVVGELVALIRQLRPHVVVTYDANGGYGHPDHIRAHEITVAAVAASGGDEFAGTPWTVPKMYWTVIATSAMADGLNALGDAPSEWHRVSVDDLPFGYPDDAIDAVIDVPDHHPAKVAALRAHATQVTVAPDGRSCALSNNIALPIGAVEHYILAAGTPGERDDRGWETDLLAGLNLE, encoded by the coding sequence ATGCCATCTCAGGAGACCCCGCGCCTGTTGTTCGTGCACGCCCATCCAGACGACGAAACGCTGACAACCGGTGCCACGATTGCGCATTACGCTGCACGTGGCGCCGAGGTTCACGTCGTCACATGCACCCTCGGCGAAGAGGGTGAAGTCATCGGCGACCGCTATGCGTACCTGGCCGTCGACGCCGCCGATCAGTTGGGCGGCTACCGCATCGGTGAGTTGACGAGCGCCCTGCGCGCGCTGGGCATCGCGCAACCGATCTTCCTCGGCGGTGCGGGACGCTGGCGCGATTCGGGGATGGAGGGCACCCCGCCGCGGCGTTGGCAGCGGTTCGTCGACGCCGACAAGAATGAGGTTGTTGGCGAACTCGTCGCGCTGATTCGGCAACTTAGACCCCACGTCGTCGTTACGTATGACGCCAACGGCGGCTACGGGCATCCTGACCACATTCGTGCGCATGAAATCACCGTCGCTGCGGTCGCCGCTTCGGGGGGCGACGAGTTCGCCGGGACCCCCTGGACCGTGCCCAAGATGTACTGGACCGTGATCGCCACGTCCGCGATGGCCGACGGGCTCAACGCCCTCGGCGACGCACCATCGGAGTGGCATCGGGTGTCCGTTGACGACCTGCCGTTCGGCTACCCCGACGACGCCATCGACGCCGTCATCGACGTGCCTGACCACCATCCCGCGAAGGTCGCGGCCCTGCGTGCGCATGCCACCCAGGTCACCGTCGCGCCCGACGGACGGTCGTGCGCGCTGTCGAACAACATCGCGCTGCCGATCGGCGCCGTCGAGCACTACATCCTCGCCGCCGGCACCCCAGGGGAGCGCGACGACCGCGGCTGGGAAACCGACCTGCTGGCCGGGTTGAATCTGGAATAG
- a CDS encoding bifunctional FO biosynthesis protein CofGH, producing MALNPQRGADLPSPVVPPKSSAPTPAALRRVLRRARDGVALNVDEAAIAMTARGEDLADLCASAARVRDAGLEAAGRRGDTGRLPVSYSRKVFIPVTHLCRDTCHYCTFVTVPGKLRAQGMGMYMEPDEILDVARRGAELGCKEALFTLGDRPEARWDEARQWLDERGYDSTLDYVRAMAIRVLEETGLLPHLNPGVMSWSELSRLKPVAPSMGMMLETTSRRLFETKGLAHYGSPDKDPEVRLRTLADAGRLSIPFTTGLLVGIGETLVERAETIHAIRQSHKEFGHVQEVIVQNFRAKDHTAMAGVPDAGFDDFVATVAVTRLVMGPKMRIQAPPNLVSRAECLALIGAGVDDWGGVSPLTPDHVNPERPWPALDELSAVTAEAGYDLVQRLTAQPQYVQAGAAWIDPRVREHVDALADPETGLALDVNPVGRPWQEPDEAAESLGRTDLHSAIDSEGRLTATRSDLGSAFGDWESIREKVHELAARAPERIDTDVLAALRSAERNPAGCSDDEYLALATADGPALDAVAALADSLRKDTVGDDVTFVVNRNINFTNICYTGCRFCAFAQRKGDADAYSLSTAEVADRAWEAHVAGATEVCMQGGIDPELPVTGYADLVRAVKDRVPSMHVHAFSPMEIANGVTKSGLSIREWLTSLHEAGLGSIPGTAAEILDDEVRWVLTKGKLPTSMWIEVITTAHEVGLRSSSTMMYGHVDQPHHWVGHLNVLRKIQDQTGGFTEFVPLPFVHQSSPLYLAGGARPGPTHRDNRAVHALARIMLHGRISNIQTSWVKLGVERTQVMLNGGANDLGGTLMEETISRMAGSEFGSAKSVQELVDIAAGIGRPARQRSTTYAPLAA from the coding sequence GTGGCTCTGAACCCCCAGCGCGGCGCCGATCTGCCCAGCCCGGTGGTCCCCCCGAAATCGAGCGCGCCCACTCCTGCCGCCTTGAGACGTGTGTTGCGACGGGCTCGCGACGGTGTCGCACTCAACGTCGACGAGGCCGCGATCGCGATGACCGCCCGCGGCGAGGATCTCGCCGATCTGTGTGCCAGCGCCGCGCGCGTCCGCGACGCGGGTCTGGAGGCTGCGGGCAGGCGCGGTGACACCGGTCGGCTGCCGGTCAGCTATTCCCGCAAGGTCTTCATCCCGGTCACCCACCTGTGCCGGGACACCTGCCACTACTGCACCTTCGTCACGGTGCCCGGCAAGCTGCGCGCACAGGGCATGGGGATGTACATGGAGCCCGACGAGATCCTCGACGTGGCCCGCCGCGGCGCCGAATTGGGTTGCAAAGAAGCCTTGTTCACCCTCGGTGACCGCCCCGAGGCGCGGTGGGACGAGGCGCGGCAATGGCTCGACGAACGCGGTTACGACTCGACGCTGGACTACGTGCGCGCCATGGCGATCCGGGTTCTCGAAGAAACCGGGCTACTGCCGCATTTGAATCCCGGCGTCATGTCGTGGTCGGAGTTGTCACGGCTCAAGCCGGTCGCGCCGTCGATGGGCATGATGCTGGAGACCACATCGCGGCGGCTGTTCGAAACCAAGGGCCTGGCGCATTACGGCAGTCCGGACAAGGACCCCGAGGTGCGGTTGCGCACACTGGCCGACGCAGGCCGGTTGTCGATCCCATTCACCACCGGACTGCTCGTCGGAATCGGCGAGACACTCGTCGAGCGCGCCGAGACCATCCACGCAATTCGCCAGTCCCACAAGGAGTTCGGTCACGTCCAGGAAGTGATCGTGCAGAACTTCCGGGCCAAGGACCACACCGCGATGGCCGGCGTGCCTGACGCCGGCTTCGACGACTTCGTCGCCACGGTCGCGGTCACCCGCTTGGTGATGGGCCCCAAGATGCGCATCCAGGCGCCGCCGAATCTCGTGTCGCGGGCCGAGTGCCTGGCGCTGATCGGCGCCGGTGTCGACGACTGGGGCGGAGTGTCGCCGTTGACGCCGGATCACGTCAACCCGGAGCGGCCCTGGCCGGCGCTGGACGAACTTTCGGCCGTCACCGCCGAGGCGGGCTACGACCTGGTGCAGCGGCTGACCGCGCAACCGCAGTACGTCCAGGCGGGCGCGGCGTGGATCGACCCGCGGGTGCGCGAACACGTCGACGCGCTCGCTGATCCGGAGACCGGCCTGGCCCTCGACGTCAATCCGGTGGGGCGGCCATGGCAGGAACCCGACGAGGCCGCAGAGTCGTTGGGCCGCACCGATTTGCATTCGGCGATCGATTCCGAGGGCCGTCTCACCGCCACCCGCAGCGACCTCGGCAGCGCGTTCGGCGACTGGGAGTCCATCCGCGAGAAGGTGCACGAACTGGCGGCGCGCGCGCCCGAACGCATCGACACCGATGTGTTGGCGGCGCTGCGTTCGGCGGAGCGCAACCCGGCAGGCTGCAGCGACGACGAGTACCTCGCGTTGGCCACCGCCGACGGGCCGGCACTGGACGCCGTTGCGGCGCTTGCCGATTCACTGCGCAAGGACACCGTCGGTGACGACGTAACGTTCGTCGTCAACCGCAACATCAACTTCACCAACATCTGCTACACCGGCTGCCGATTCTGTGCGTTCGCCCAACGCAAGGGCGACGCTGACGCGTACTCGCTGTCGACGGCCGAAGTGGCCGACCGGGCGTGGGAAGCACACGTCGCGGGCGCCACCGAGGTCTGCATGCAGGGCGGTATCGACCCGGAACTACCGGTCACCGGTTACGCCGATCTGGTGCGCGCGGTCAAGGACCGTGTCCCGTCGATGCACGTGCACGCGTTCTCGCCGATGGAGATCGCCAACGGCGTTACCAAGAGCGGACTTTCGATTCGGGAGTGGCTGACCAGCTTGCACGAAGCGGGGCTGGGAAGCATCCCCGGGACGGCCGCCGAGATCCTCGACGACGAGGTGCGCTGGGTGCTCACCAAGGGCAAGCTGCCGACGTCGATGTGGATCGAGGTCATCACCACCGCACACGAAGTGGGACTGCGCTCGTCGTCGACGATGATGTACGGCCACGTGGACCAACCGCACCACTGGGTCGGGCACCTCAACGTGCTCCGCAAGATCCAGGACCAGACCGGCGGCTTCACCGAGTTCGTGCCGTTGCCGTTCGTGCATCAGAGCAGTCCGCTGTATCTGGCGGGCGGGGCGCGGCCGGGGCCCACACACCGCGACAACCGCGCGGTTCATGCGCTGGCCCGAATCATGCTGCACGGCAGGATTTCCAACATCCAGACCAGCTGGGTGAAGCTGGGTGTCGAGCGCACGCAGGTGATGCTCAATGGTGGCGCCAACGATTTGGGCGGCACGTTGATGGAGGAGACCATCTCCCGGATGGCCGGATCGGAGTTCGGTTCGGCGAAGAGCGTGCAGGAACTCGTCGACATCGCCGCGGGCATCGGCAGGCCCGCGCGCCAGCGTTCGACGACATACGCGCCCTTGGCGGCGTGA
- a CDS encoding DUF2231 domain-containing protein, whose protein sequence is MTTITGIPAHALLVHAIVVLAPLTALLEMLCAVWPAARRRLVWLVLAFAAVTLVLTPLTTEAGEWLYDQQAQPSPILQEHAERADWMIYFSIGLLVVAVALAVLHWLTSRSDKPRTALSAIVAVLAIAVGVSSIVGVVRIGDAGAEAVWGRQG, encoded by the coding sequence ATGACCACCATCACGGGTATTCCCGCGCACGCGCTGCTTGTGCACGCGATCGTCGTGCTTGCGCCACTGACCGCGCTGCTCGAGATGCTGTGCGCGGTGTGGCCTGCGGCGCGCCGACGGCTGGTGTGGTTGGTGCTGGCGTTCGCCGCGGTGACGCTGGTGCTGACGCCGCTGACCACCGAGGCGGGGGAGTGGCTCTACGACCAACAGGCCCAGCCGAGCCCGATCCTGCAGGAGCACGCCGAGCGCGCTGATTGGATGATCTACTTCTCCATCGGCCTGCTGGTCGTGGCCGTCGCGCTCGCCGTGTTGCATTGGCTGACAAGCAGATCGGACAAGCCGAGGACCGCCCTGTCGGCGATCGTCGCCGTCTTGGCGATTGCCGTCGGCGTGTCGTCGATCGTCGGTGTGGTGCGCATCGGCGACGCCGGCGCGGAGGCGGTGTGGGGCCGGCAGGGCTGA
- a CDS encoding YceI family protein, which produces MTSTSEATATSQLGAGTWAIDPVHSSINFSVRHLMVSKVRGRFEKFSGAIVVAQDGTPSVTAEIAVDSINTNNEQRDGHIKSADFFEVEKHPTATFRSTNVRANGDNYAVDGEFTLKGVTKPVTLDLEFNGVHPGMGHGEVAGFDASVVLNRKDFGIDIEMPLETGGTVVGDKVTITLEIEAVKQA; this is translated from the coding sequence ATGACCTCGACTTCTGAAGCCACCGCGACCAGCCAGCTCGGCGCGGGGACCTGGGCCATCGATCCGGTGCACTCCTCGATCAACTTTTCGGTACGCCACCTGATGGTGAGCAAGGTTCGAGGCCGCTTCGAGAAGTTCAGCGGCGCCATCGTGGTGGCGCAGGACGGCACCCCGTCGGTGACGGCCGAGATCGCGGTCGACTCGATCAACACGAACAACGAGCAACGTGACGGGCACATCAAATCGGCGGACTTCTTCGAGGTCGAGAAGCACCCCACCGCCACGTTCCGGTCCACCAACGTGCGGGCCAACGGCGACAACTACGCAGTCGACGGCGAGTTCACGCTCAAGGGCGTCACCAAGCCGGTCACCCTTGACCTCGAGTTCAACGGCGTCCACCCGGGTATGGGCCACGGTGAGGTCGCTGGTTTCGACGCGTCAGTGGTGTTGAACCGCAAGGACTTCGGCATCGACATCGAGATGCCGCTGGAGACCGGCGGCACGGTCGTCGGTGACAAGGTCACGATCACGCTGGAGATCGAGGCGGTCAAGCAGGCCTGA